The region ttcTATTCTCTTCTATTCtattctctcttcttctcttgttttaCAAAACTAACTCTAATCTCTAAAACCCTTACTATCTTTTTAACTCATAATGGGCTTAACTCACTTATCCACCCATTCTAATTAATTAGGCTCATTACTAGACAATTGTTATTTCTactcataaaattcaattattcaaataacacatatattcaaataattcaaataatcatCAGAACacatatttaaataattatcacccgaaataatgattaattaaaataaacacctaataaataaatatggaaattaaatcggggtgttacaactccCCCCCACTTGAAATATTTTCATCCTTGAAAATTACCTCAAGCAAACAACTCGGGATATTAATCCCTCATCTGACTCTCAAGCTCCCACGTCACATTTCCACCAACCGGTCCTCCCCAAACGACTTTCACCAAAGCGATCTCTTTACCACGGAGTTGTTTCACCTTTCTATCTTCTATTTGCATAGGTAATGTCTCCACAATCAAATTATCTCTAACCTTAACATCATCTAATTGgacaacatgcgaaggatccgcaatgTATCTCCTCAATTCAGACACGTGAAACACATCATGGAGATTAGCAAGTGACGGTGACAAGGTAATTCGATAAGCCACATCACCTACTTTCTCGGAAATATGATACAGACTAATAAAACACAACGTCAACTTACGCAACTTCAATGCTCTACCAGCACCCGTTACCGGAGTAACTCTTAAAAACACATGATCATCTACCTCAAACTCAAGCGCTTTCCTTCTCTTCTCATGGTAACTCTTCTGATGACTCTGAGAAACCTTCATATTCTCTCTGATCATTTTAATCTTATCAGTGGCCTGTTGAACTATCTCAATTCCAACCATAGCACTCTCTCCAaattcgtaccaacacaaaggcgtcctacaccttctaccatacaaagcttcaaacgaatccataccaatactcgaatgaaaactattgttgtaggtaaactcaatcaaaggcaaataactATCTCAAGCACCTCCCTGTTCCAAAACACAAGTTCTCAAAAGATCCTCAAGCGACTGAATCATCCTCTCAGTCAAACCATCTGTCTAcggatgataagcagaactcaaaCACAACTTTGTACCCAAAACACGTTacaaaccttcccaaaatctcgaagtaAACCTTGCATCCCTATCTGACACAATgctagacggaataccatgcaaactgacaattttctcaatatacagctTTGCAAGCCTCTCCAtcggataatccattctaattGGAATAAAGTGAGCAGATATCGTCAACGTGTCTACAATaacccaaatagcttcacaattaCTCGTAGTCCTaggtaaaccagaaacaaaatccatagaaatactatcccatttccattcaGGAATAGATAATGGTTGTAACAAACCAGatggcttctgatgctcaatctttgaaTTTTGACAAATCAAACACGAATACACAAATTCCGCAATCTCTTTCTTCATACCAGGCCACCAAAATAATTTCCtcaaatcttgatacatcttagtagcaccaggatgaatacttaaaCCACTATGATGTCCTTCATTAAGAATCCTTTCTCAAATCCGAAACATCGGGAACACAAACTCTATCAtgacacctcatgataccattctcatcaatccgaaaaTCACCACCTTTACCTTAATTGATCAACGTCAATCGATCTACCAAAACCAAATCATATTTCTGACCTTCTCGAATCTCATCCAAAATTCCACTAgaaagcttcaacataccaagctttTCTCCAAAAGAAGTCTCTTCACAAGCCAAGATAACTTAGAAAAGCCTTCAACAAACTTTCGATAATAACTTTCCAAACCAAGAAAACTACGATTCTCAGATACAAAGTTCGGCGCTTCCCATTGAGATATAGCCTcaatcttagaaggatcaaccgAAATACCACCACTAGAgatcacatggccaaggaaactcacttccttcaaccaaAACTCGCACTTCGAAAGTTCTGCAAACAACTGCTTCTCTTTCAATACAGATAAAACAATCCTTAAATGCTCagcatgatcctcttcactcttcGAATAGATCAAAATATCATCGATAAACACAACAACAAACGTATCGAGATATTTATGAAAAATCCaattcatgtactccataaatacaccaggtgcattcgtcacaccgaaaggcatcaccgAATACTCATAGTGTCCATACCTTGTTTTAAAGGCAGTCTTTTGAATATCTTCAGCTTTCACACagatctgatgatacccagacctcaatTCAATCTTTCTAAACACACAAGtaccaaccaactgatccatcaaatcatcaatccttggAATTGCCCTTTTCCTTTCTTATCATGCAAGGACTTGTAATGAGCAGCACTCTCACGTCTATCCTCATCATAGATCCtactcttgttaaccaactcaGAAAATATTGTAATCTATTGGTAACCCATTGCCTTCTTGATATCAggtctcaagccattcacaaatTTAAGACACTTGGATCTATCAGCATTAACAGTATTGTAATGGGGACAAAATTTAATCAACTTCTCAAACTTTCTAGCATACTCAGCTACGGTACCATTACCTTGCTTTAACTCAAGGAATTCAAATTCCTTCTTTCCACGAACATCTTCTAGAAAATACTTCTCCAAAAAAGCATCACAGAAAAGTGCCCAAGTCACTTCAATTCCATCCTCATCAAATCTCAGAACAGTGTTGCGCCACCAATCCTCAGCTTCTTTCTCAAGCATATGAGTgccaaactgcaccttctgtgcaTCTGAACAGTTCATAACTCGAAATATTTTCTCAATATCCTTCAACCACTCTTGAGCTTTATCAGGTTCATGAGCTCCTTCAAAAGTTAGCGGATTATTCCTCTGGAACttccccaaagcacggaactcatcagCATCACGCTCCCGATCACCATCATTCATTTGCAGAATGGTACTAGCCAACATGGTCAATGCCGCTGCAAGCGTATCATCATTCCTTCCAGCAACCATCTTCCTACTACACCAACcaaacaaccacaacaacaagGATTGTTAAACAAACCGTATCGATTGTGTCATACATACAAATCAGATACAACGAAATCAGACAAATTCATAACCTGGCCGAATGACCGACcgtgctctgataccactaatgtaacacccaCAAACTACTACTACTCAAATACAGCATACAATTGCATAATCAGAGTAAATTAAAGCATGCATACACGAGGGCATCATATTTACTTCTACTAGAAACAACACATGCCATGGTCACATACAACTAACATGGATTATAAATCAATACCAAATAACCAACATGCAAACTCACACAGAGGAATCACATCTCTCTTCATAAATGGTAAATAGTGATGATTCCCATAAATCATCTACCACAAAATATCGTTTTGGGCTCTAAGGCCACTCAACATCAAAACCAACCTATCCAAATAACAAGATAAAAGAGAGCACAACAATATctctcaacatcaaaacaaatacaaataatcccataaacccaagtgttacatgaccagagcactATAGACTACCTAGTCAAAACACAACAAGAACTAGCCTCCGAATCTAATCCTTGTGCGAAACACCACTATCTCTGGTACCTGAGCGACGTCGCGATAAaacatcattccaacagaagggtgagaattcaaatcattatagaaaaacataataatatGAAATGTATAACAAACATACATATATTATTAGAATTCGTCACGCTTTatacaaacatgcatcatatcatcttaTTAAAGAATCACATATTTACCATCATACGACATGGCTCAACAATCCACACGTATTCATTTCTAAATACTAAACGATGTACAAAAGTCATATTTCACAACATATCGATTTCATGTACATattatcatccatcatcatttacAAGTCATCATCAAATATGTATATAACTTTCACATGATTCCATAATGTATACAAGTCACCATTCCATCACATATATCACAAATATGCACACATATCACATCAATAACACATCAAACATTCATATCAAATGGATCACCTAAAATCCATGTATATGCATATCTACGAAAATCATATCCACACAATTATATCACATAATCAAACAAACAATAATTCACACCGACACGTGCGACTCAATGTGTGACTCAATGCGATATGAATGTGGATCCATCCGTTATCATTTACGGCTTGCCAGGAGTCTCTCAAATGGACTAGATAACCACCTCTAAATCTTGATTCAGCCTTAAGCTTTCAAACCCCATTCGGAATTAGGTTTGGGAAAAGCAAATAATCTACGCGAGATTACCCAACATTGCCTCTTTCATAGACTCATGCTAGCGTAAgtgtgcaacaacaacaagactCGTGCAATTAATACGATTGCAACCCCTTCAACATACATAAATATACCATGTCCAACATTTTCACAACATACACCTAACATGACTTCAATCCCAAACAATACATCAAATAGcattcatcatctcatcacaacacattaacataaagcaaacaagccaattcatgttattcatcaaattcaccaattcacatcatcacatacataatttcaagtattatgtttcttcataaaatccatctaaaaccatccaatacatgccaaacaatagaaaacatgtcattcacattcaccacaCATACAACATACATCCATATTAGGATTCTTTTGATAAAATATTAATCTATTGTTACCAAAATGAATATCATGTTATAGACAATATTCTTAGCTTCACAATGGTCTAAACGGCACCTCAAACAgagttacggttcaaaagttatTGAATTTACAAGTTTTTCAAAATGTTGTCAAAACCAGAAAATTTGTTGTTGCAAAAATGTTGTCAAAAACCAGAAAAACTGTTGTTGcgaaaatgttgttgttcaacatgaattttcattaaaaaaaaccacattaatccatcatttttcatgaaataaatagttatacaacctatatatatatcatatatcaactattaggatcatagaaacaagattctaagctccactaattttcaccaaaatcccaaatcaaccattttcaagtgaaactcaaacatgcaattatacaccaaatcatgttctatacacatactcattcatggaattcaatatagaaacatcatagcataacataaacatcaatttcATGGATTAAAACATAAACACATGTTAGGGTTTCTCGAAAATCAAAATCCCCAAATCCTAAGTTCATGATATCTAACCCATATACATTACATACATTATGTTTACCAATAACCACTTGAAATTCCACTCTTACCTTAATATAGATGAAATCTATAGGTCCTTCTTCTTCTAGTTTCCTCTTCtcctctttctcttctcttctcttctattcTATTCTCTCTTCTACTATTATTTTACAAAACTAACTCTAATCTCTAAAACCCTTACTATCTTTTTAACTCACAATGGGCTTAACCCACTTATCCACTCATTCTAATTAATTAGGCTCATTACTAGACAATTGCTATTTCTactcataaaattcaattattcaaataacacatatattcaaataattcaaataatcaccagaacacatatttaattaattttcaCACCAAATAgtgattaattaaaataaacacctATAAATAAATACGGAaattaaatcggggtgttacaactaCTCCTTGTCCTCTAGCTTCCAACGAAGCTAACATCACAAACACTTATTCCATATCCTTCACGTATTCTCTCACTTGCTTAGCTGATACAAACGTCAACTCTTCACCTCTATCGAATTCAAATTTACGCTCTAGAGCCAAGCCGCAGATATCTTTAGGAAAACATTCGGAATCACATACCATTGGCATAACACTAGTCGTCACATTGCTCTCTACTCTTTGAGAAACAACATTACCAATACCTGATTGTTTTCCCTAAAGACTTCCTAACTTGACCAACAGATAGAAATCTCGaatcttcatcatcttccatgTAAGGAACAACACAACTTTAACATCGTCTGACCTTTTGCAATCAGCGACACACTACACCAATTAATCAAAACAATTGGTAAACACTTGGtttaactccaaccaattcattccaAGAATAACGTCAACTTATTCCAACAAAATACCAACCGTACACATCCTCAGGGAACACGTCAGGATACTCAACATACCATTGGCTCATATCTGGCCAAAACACCGTCTTCCCCCTCACAAGGAAGCAACCAACGAGAACACCTGGCAGTATTCCCTCAAGGATCACAACATTATActaaccaacaccatcctcgaatctGACCTCTCTTTGGGTTCCGGAAAATCATAACATTCTCAAAAtaggttaactagccaacactgcactcttgtATGGATCAACATGATGTCCAAGCTCTACACagttggaacatccaagagaagcagacgcttctcccccCCACATAATTAAACAAacatcgacagtgttctcacacacatgtcgcatactagtGAACAAACATTATTAAACAACCTGGTCGGATGCACCAACCTGCTCTGATACGACTAATGTAATACCCTATACCCCACACATAATTTATCgtgtaaattaaatataaaataaaactaCGTAGGGTGCCACACACTCATAACATACATGACCTGCTCCGTAACATGAGTTTCAACAataaatttcaatacacacatttgtaataaggatgtttacacgacatctAAGTCATCTGATTGGTATTATATATTCACATGATAATACATTCATAGCTTGTCACTAtatgctcacttccattttaaagtatcatcgcagtggaattatcatcacaattatggaagataaagcaagtaataacatctactctcaacttcaattgtaataacaaaataagagagttgtaatcaatcaactcaacatcttaagaattctcaacaacaaaattaatcttatgacttcaacataatcagACTTAAGTGTCGCAAcatgcgaaaaaaacaaccggcaagGAAAAAgaacagaagagtcgccaccgttcgttatttatcccaaaggagggaaaggaaacgatcgaagaaaacctgaagagaagggaaagacaaggtctcacaaccaaatcttgggttcgggagtcgattatgcgaagggaaggtattagcacccctacgcatctgtagtactctacgggatccactcttgttgttctaatctaaagggtgtaggtatatctaaagtactatctgctaaaagaaagttgaaagaaaatgactcgcaaggatgtcgcatccactgcctacgtatctcatctgagtgtgagaatcagagtcttcgtagctcggctacctatgggtgaaagagaagtgtgctcaGGAAGACATCGCGTCTTCTGCCTACGTATCccatctggaatgagaatcagagcaaaatgtagttcagctaactacgggaacaagggtctcgattgcaactagggcaagagaatgggaaggtctcgatcgcaacgagggcgagagaaaagaatcgcagcaagggcgaaagcaagcaaggattagttgttagtcgtcagtcaaaaacTCAGCAAAACATCACatctcgtgcctatgtatctcatctgaacatgagaatcagagttgtcgtagttcggctaactaggggttaaggattgccatctgaacatggacttacaaaagaggacaccagatgtgtcaaaggaaagtgggcaatatgttcaacatcctagcagtaggtgtcgcagctcgctgaatcgagtcttaggcagttacctctttgcaatagaacggattgacatgccacaagatcggagacgcacggaaggtctaaaagtgaGGAAGCTCTAtcctagagttgtcatgcaatatggacctatgtgttaggatttacaaaggggaacatctacctaatgttagcatgcaaagaataagagaattctacctatgttatcatacaaagggttttacctaatgggtgctacctaaacggaacaagagtcgacggatggagcaaggagaggagccacggataagggtagatggtgatgcctgaagcaatcgacttacaggtagatggcgatgcctgagacgatcgacttacaagaggatggatgaatgcgtgctggttctgttaagttttgaaaatgattactcgacgttggatcgaacttttgatcttgttttgaaatgattatcggatgttcgttttaactcttatattaacagatgaataaagaatgaaagaataaatattatacactttatgggagaggggtacatttgttatgaatggggatggttcaaggcaatcaaacaataaaaatatatgtCTCAATCATCATACATGTAagcaacagttatcaatcaataagaatatatgcctcaattatcatacaagtaggcaacagttatcaatcaaatcgGATAAGCAAACAGGTATATAATCAGgtcaaagaatcaaagaatgaaataaagGAGCATTAAATAAGGCATgagaagtatgaacatgttaaacaatcaagcaatagtaagcatggatgaaagaagCAAGTATAACAGATAAAAGATAAATCAGACGgatgaaaagatgcacaaaaagGCCATTGtaataattaaatcaagaaatgaggtgaggatcaaataaaatcaagatagaaggcctctaatacatggcatatgagatgaacaagggaggatcaaaagatctcttcaattgccataagcaatccctaagtcaaacatcgatcataaagaaggCGACTGAAAAATCGAACCAACTTaataattatcaaataaatagaaaattaatgaagaaaattatgagaaattaaactcagtaaggtggggtcaggacatcatcatcccccaaaaagattttaaaaataatgaaaattagtgcatgaattaattgaaataaaacaaaggtcaaaccaaaagtcaaccaaccaaactaggttaaacataaatcaagaataaatagaaaattaatcaaaaaaattatgaaaaattaaactaaataaggtggggtcaggacatcatcatcccccaaaaagattttaaaaataatgaaaattggttcataaattaattgaaacaaaacaaaggtcaaaccaaaagtcaaccaaccaaactagaTTAAAGAGTAAAtcaaaaataaaatgaaaaattgaaataaaaatccaagaaaaggtcaggttgaccatggggcagtggtcaaccttcatccctAAAATCAAAGGctgaaaataattttaagttattaaaataaaatcaagaatcaaaTATATGCTAAAATTAACCACTTggaattaataattaaaataaaatattaatattaaataaatgcaaaaataaaaattaaataaaattaaatacggtatcaagaaaaatggaaaatatttttggattaTTTATGGACCAAGAAAATATTTTATATCAATTAAAatgaaaacagaaaataaatgtgaattaaaaaagaaaatgaaaatggaagtgTATTAGTGCTGATGGGCCATGAAAGGGGGGTGTGGAAAGCGAACAGTGAAAGCCCAATGATCCAAACCAACTAATAATCAGGTGTGATACATGAAAAACATTTTAATAAAGTAAATCATGTGAACACAACATCAATTGGTCACACTCAACTTAAGTCACTACAAGACAAAAGGCCATGGAAGGACACGATTAAAACGCATGCGCTTGATCCAACGGTTCTCAAGACGACACGTGGTTGTCTTCTTCATCAAACCAAACCCTAGCGCCATGTTCATGCAAAGACGTAGGAAAATCAGTGATTTTCTCTCAACTTCCACTCAAGAATACGACCACCATAGGgcatcaaaaatcatgaaataaaaCCTAGATCTCAAGTATAAAATGTGAAGATTAACATGGTATCTTTGTTTAAGTGAAATTGtggcttaatcatggagaaaaatTGTCAACAAGGTATCAATATGGACACGGGTAAGAGCACAAAATCAACAACATAAATCAAACCAAGAACATTGCCTCGTACTGAGGACTTCGAGAGCAAGCATAAGCAACATGATAATGGAACAAGCATGATAATGGGCATGGTAAACAATAATGAAGCAAGCATAATATTGAGCATAAATGTATCAACAACATAGCTATGGAAATAGTGCAAGGAAGTTACCTAGTGGAAGTTTGGTCCACTGCCTCTTAGTTGTGGAGAGAATAGAAGAAGATGATGCTTCCTTCTTGGTGCTTCAAAGCTTCAACTTGAGAACTTGATAAGAAAATGAAAACTGACTTGTACTAAACCTTGCCTTGCTTTGCTCGAAAATTCCAATACCTTGCTTTCAGGTTTAGGGTTTTTGGCTTTAAATATGGTGGGTCAAACATTCTTTAATGGGCTCAGAAATAATTGCTTATCCATGAGCAAAGTGAAGCATTTGGTGGCAATTTGGTGAGGTGGTGTTAGAAAAGGAAAAGGGCACGTGAGATACTTattttggcaaaattttaagtGAATGAAAATAATGTGCATGGCCAAATGAGGCAACAAAACATGGGCTGGGTTTATGCAGCATACAGCATGGCTGGTTAAGCAAGCAAGGAAACATTTCAAAGTGATGACTTTGTGGCTTCATAACTTGATGAACACGTCACCCATTGATGGgataatgcaaacagtagaaagatcTCATGGAGCATAGCATGTTTCATGTTGAGCATAAGTGGAAATGATGAGTGGAAGAAGGTGAAAATGGCCTCAAATTCATGTCACACCAATTGCAAAATGGTTGGGCAACTTAGGCataaaatctgcctag is a window of Lathyrus oleraceus cultivar Zhongwan6 chromosome 6, CAAS_Psat_ZW6_1.0, whole genome shotgun sequence DNA encoding:
- the LOC127094633 gene encoding uncharacterized protein LOC127094633, with translation MVAGRNDDTLAAALTMLASTILQMNDGDRERDADEFRALGKFQRNNPLTFEGAHEPDKAQEWLKDIEKIFRVMNCSDAQKVQFGTHMLEKEAEDWWRNTVLRFDEDGIEVTWALFCDAFLEKYFLEDVRGKKEFEFLELKQGNGTVAEYARKFEKLIKFCPHYNTVNADRSKCLKFVNGLRPDIKKAMGYQ
- the LOC127094632 gene encoding uncharacterized protein LOC127094632, translated to MVGIEIVQQATDKIKMIRENMKVSQSHQKSYHEKRRKALEFEVDDHVFLRVTPVTGAGRALKLRKLTLCFISLYHISEKVGDVAYRITLSPSLANLHDVFHVSELRRYIADPSHVVQLDDVKVRDNLIVETLPMQIEDRKVKQLRGKEIALVKVVWGGPVGGNVTWELESQMRD